A genomic segment from uncultured Marinifilum sp. encodes:
- the lgt gene encoding prolipoprotein diacylglyceryl transferase, with amino-acid sequence MLLSILWDVDPEIFNLPINWWIFGTISVRWYGLLFALGFLLGYYIVEKMFKKEGIKLEWLDKLFLYTMIATVVGARLGHVFFYGWEFYSQHPGEILKVWHGGLASHGAAIGIIIALWFYSKNVSKKSILWILDFVVIPVALAGCFIRFGNLMNSEIIGTQTGLSWGFQFVRASIFEPNSPRHPAQLYESICYLISFGVLMYMYWKTDAKKRSGMIFGAFLVMIFTARFFIEFIKENQEAFEEGMALNMGQWLSIPFVLLGAYLLIKNLKKKIA; translated from the coding sequence ATGTTACTATCAATACTTTGGGATGTTGATCCAGAAATTTTTAATCTACCCATAAACTGGTGGATATTTGGGACCATTTCGGTTCGTTGGTATGGATTACTTTTTGCTCTTGGCTTTTTATTAGGCTATTATATTGTCGAAAAAATGTTCAAAAAAGAAGGAATTAAGCTCGAATGGCTCGATAAACTATTCCTTTACACCATGATTGCAACAGTTGTTGGCGCTCGTTTAGGACATGTATTTTTCTATGGATGGGAATTTTATTCGCAGCATCCGGGCGAAATATTAAAGGTTTGGCATGGAGGATTAGCTTCTCACGGAGCCGCAATAGGAATTATTATTGCACTTTGGTTTTATTCTAAAAATGTAAGCAAAAAGTCAATTTTATGGATATTAGATTTTGTAGTAATTCCTGTGGCTTTAGCAGGTTGTTTTATTCGTTTTGGTAACCTTATGAATTCGGAAATTATTGGAACACAAACAGGTTTATCTTGGGGATTCCAATTCGTGAGAGCTTCCATTTTTGAACCAAATTCACCTCGCCATCCGGCACAGTTATATGAATCTATTTGTTACCTAATTTCTTTCGGTGTACTAATGTATATGTATTGGAAAACCGATGCGAAAAAACGCTCAGGTATGATTTTTGGGGCATTTTTAGTGATGATTTTTACAGCTCGTTTCTTTATCGAGTTCATCAAAGAAAATCAGGAAGCATTCGAAGAAGGTATGGCTTTAAATATGGGACAATGGCTAAGTATTCCATTTGTGCTTTTGGGAGCTTATTTATTGATTAAAAACCTAAAGAAAAAAATAGCATAA